In one Candidatus Nomurabacteria bacterium genomic region, the following are encoded:
- the rpsJ gene encoding 30S ribosomal protein S10, whose amino-acid sequence MTEAKAKAPTAGNRVRIKIRAYDHKIIDQATRTIIETAERSGAKVIGPIPLPTEKKKWTVNRSTFVHKNAREQFEMRIHKRVVDIVDPSAKTIDALTSLTLPAGVDVEIKM is encoded by the coding sequence ATGACTGAAGCAAAAGCAAAAGCTCCTACAGCAGGAAATCGCGTGCGTATCAAAATTCGCGCCTACGACCATAAAATTATCGACCAAGCAACTCGCACGATCATTGAGACGGCGGAGCGCTCTGGCGCTAAAGTTATCGGTCCGATTCCTTTGCCTACAGAGAAAAAGAAGTGGACGGTTAACCGTTCTACCTTCGTCCATAAGAATGCTCGTGAGCAATTCGAGATGCGTATTCATAAGCGCGTCGTGGACATCGTTGACCCAAGTGCGAAGACAATCGATGCTCTAACATCGTTAACTCTTCCAGCTGGTGTCGACGTTGAGATCAAGATGTAA
- the rplC gene encoding 50S ribosomal protein L3, which produces MKKFIIGEKIEMSQVYREDGTVVPVTLIKAGPCVVTQVKTAEKDHVSSVQLGFKEAKRLNKPEAGHLKDLPSLSVLRDFRVDGESTLKRGDTLDASTFAIGDVVHVVGTSKGRGFAGVVKRHGFSGSPASHGHKDQLRMPGSSGAGGPQHVFKGHRMGGHMGDARVTVQNLVVVEIREGGIIAVKGAVPGARHSIVEIIAA; this is translated from the coding sequence ATGAAAAAGTTCATTATCGGCGAAAAGATCGAGATGTCGCAGGTCTACCGCGAAGACGGAACGGTAGTTCCGGTGACGCTCATCAAGGCCGGCCCATGTGTCGTGACGCAAGTCAAGACAGCAGAAAAAGATCATGTTTCGTCAGTGCAACTCGGTTTTAAAGAGGCTAAGCGTCTTAATAAGCCAGAAGCAGGACATCTTAAGGACCTTCCATCCCTCTCAGTGCTACGCGACTTCCGTGTCGATGGCGAATCAACATTAAAGCGTGGTGACACGCTCGATGCTTCAACCTTTGCTATCGGTGACGTTGTACACGTTGTCGGTACGTCAAAAGGTCGTGGTTTTGCCGGTGTTGTAAAGCGTCATGGCTTTAGCGGTTCCCCAGCTTCTCACGGTCATAAGGATCAACTCCGTATGCCTGGTTCAAGTGGTGCTGGTGGTCCACAACACGTTTTTAAAGGACACCGTATGGGTGGTCACATGGGCGATGCACGCGTAACGGTACAGAACTTAGTCGTTGTTGAGATCCGCGAAGGCGGTATCATCGCGGTGAAAGGCGCTGTCCCTGGTGCACGTCACTCAATCGTTGAAATCATTGCTGCGTAA
- the rplD gene encoding 50S ribosomal protein L4 — protein MATISIYNQEGKVVGDLALNDKIFGVKSNPALVHEAVIAQRANARRSIANTKNRGEVRGGGKKPWKQKGTGRARQGSIRSPQWIGGGIVFGPRSERNFELKINRKAKQKALFMALSDKLTNKQLLVIESVNTEAAKTKILAEMIKKLPVGRTVLLVTPKADESLMRMVRNLPSVKLVSSNSVNLVDVLGYKSVAFLKDAVTSFEKLYA, from the coding sequence ATGGCTACAATCTCTATCTACAACCAAGAAGGTAAAGTTGTCGGCGATCTCGCACTCAATGACAAAATCTTCGGTGTAAAATCAAACCCAGCGCTTGTACACGAAGCCGTTATCGCACAACGCGCTAACGCACGTCGTTCAATCGCAAACACAAAAAATCGCGGAGAAGTCCGTGGTGGTGGTAAAAAGCCTTGGAAGCAAAAAGGTACCGGTCGCGCTCGTCAGGGTTCGATCCGCTCTCCTCAGTGGATTGGCGGTGGTATCGTATTTGGTCCACGCTCAGAACGTAATTTTGAACTTAAAATCAATCGTAAAGCAAAGCAGAAAGCGCTTTTCATGGCACTCTCTGACAAGCTTACAAACAAGCAACTTCTTGTTATCGAATCAGTGAATACTGAAGCAGCAAAAACAAAAATTCTTGCTGAGATGATTAAGAAGCTCCCAGTAGGTCGTACGGTCCTCTTGGTAACTCCTAAGGCAGATGAATCGCTCATGCGTATGGTTCGCAATCTTCCTTCGGTAAAGCTTGTCTCTTCTAACTCTGTTAACTTGGTCGATGTTCTCGGTTACAAGTCGGTAGCTTTCTTAAAGGACGCTGTCACTTCGTTCGAGAAACTCTACGCCTAA
- the rplW gene encoding 50S ribosomal protein L23, with amino-acid sequence MAILDKIRKPKAAVTTEDTKAKRAPAKKAKSADEGAVASKATQGNALSSRLLRAPRVSEKAARLAEKGTYVFEVAQDAEKISIKRAVESLYGIKVASVRIINVGGKPVKKGRRVSYRSDLKKALVTVKPGQKIDLYEGV; translated from the coding sequence ATGGCTATCCTCGATAAAATCCGTAAGCCTAAGGCTGCGGTTACAACCGAAGACACCAAAGCAAAGCGTGCTCCGGCCAAGAAAGCAAAGTCTGCTGACGAAGGTGCTGTGGCATCAAAGGCTACACAGGGCAATGCGCTCTCAAGTCGTTTGTTGCGCGCTCCACGCGTGAGCGAAAAGGCTGCGCGTCTCGCAGAAAAGGGGACCTACGTATTCGAAGTCGCGCAAGATGCAGAGAAAATCTCTATCAAGCGCGCTGTTGAATCCCTCTATGGTATCAAAGTCGCATCGGTACGCATTATCAATGTTGGTGGTAAGCCTGTTAAAAAAGGCCGCCGTGTAAGCTATCGATCCGATCTCAAAAAAGCTCTTGTGACTGTAAAGCCTGGTCAGAAGATTGATCTCTACGAAGGCGTCTAA
- the rplB gene encoding 50S ribosomal protein L2, producing the protein MPIKKIRPVTIGQRNISVQDFSDITASKPEKSLIISRKNKAGRNGGKIAVRHQGGGHKKFIREVDFTRSRYDIPATVKTIEYDPNRGARISLVAYKDGVKSYVLTPDGLQVGMTIVSSLTEAEILPGNRLPLSKIPVGTTVHSVELAPGKGGQLGHGAGSRIEFMAVEDDWAVIKLPSGETRRIPKGCMATIGSVSNQDWHLVRWGKAGRMRHRGIRPTVRGKVMNPVDHPHGGGEGKHPIGMKYAKTKWGKHALGVKTRRRHLASDKFIIRRRKGNTL; encoded by the coding sequence ATGCCGATCAAAAAAATTCGCCCAGTAACAATTGGGCAGCGCAATATCTCGGTGCAGGATTTCTCAGATATTACTGCAAGTAAGCCTGAAAAATCTCTCATCATCTCGCGCAAAAACAAGGCCGGTCGTAATGGCGGTAAAATCGCTGTTCGCCATCAAGGCGGAGGTCACAAAAAATTCATTCGTGAAGTTGACTTTACTCGCAGCCGTTACGATATTCCTGCCACAGTAAAAACTATTGAGTACGATCCTAATCGCGGCGCACGTATTTCGCTCGTTGCGTATAAGGACGGTGTAAAATCCTACGTACTCACACCAGACGGGTTACAAGTGGGTATGACAATTGTCTCCTCACTTACAGAAGCAGAAATTCTTCCTGGTAACCGTCTTCCGTTAAGCAAGATCCCTGTTGGTACTACGGTTCATTCAGTAGAGCTAGCACCGGGTAAAGGCGGACAGCTTGGCCATGGTGCCGGCTCCCGTATCGAATTCATGGCTGTCGAAGACGACTGGGCTGTCATCAAACTTCCATCCGGTGAAACCCGCCGTATTCCGAAGGGTTGTATGGCAACCATCGGCTCCGTTTCAAACCAAGATTGGCACCTCGTTCGTTGGGGTAAAGCTGGTCGCATGCGCCATCGCGGTATCCGTCCTACGGTTCGCGGTAAAGTCATGAACCCAGTAGATCACCCTCACGGTGGTGGTGAAGGTAAACATCCAATTGGTATGAAATACGCTAAGACCAAGTGGGGCAAACATGCTCTCGGTGTCAAAACGCGTCGCCGTCATCTTGCTAGCGACAAATTCATTATTCGCCGCCGCAAGGGCAACACTCTCTAA
- the rpsS gene encoding 30S ribosomal protein S19, whose amino-acid sequence MSRSLKKGPFTEPKLLEKVKKAGPGSKAIIKTWYRSSTITPEMVGFTFGVHNGKQHVNVLVVENMVGHKLGEFSPTRKFTRHGGKLTKSIDAAKK is encoded by the coding sequence ATGTCTCGAAGTCTCAAAAAAGGACCTTTCACCGAGCCAAAGCTTCTTGAAAAAGTGAAGAAAGCTGGCCCTGGTTCAAAGGCTATCATCAAGACGTGGTACCGTTCTTCGACAATTACGCCGGAGATGGTTGGTTTTACCTTCGGTGTTCACAATGGCAAGCAACATGTAAATGTGCTCGTTGTTGAAAACATGGTGGGTCATAAACTTGGTGAATTCTCGCCAACACGTAAGTTCACACGTCATGGCGGTAAGTTAACTAAGTCCATTGACGCTGCTAAGAAATAA
- the rplV gene encoding 50S ribosomal protein L22, producing MEVKASLRFLRMSPRKVRLVVDTVRGMSVAAAETKLKFVPKLASEPVLKLLLSAVANATHNFHLQKEDLYVKTIVADGGPTLKRFRARAFGRAAPIRKRTTHITIVLAEKKDAPTEKVEAAPKKVVRAKKAATQVTA from the coding sequence ATGGAAGTAAAAGCATCACTCCGCTTTCTCCGTATGTCTCCACGTAAGGTTCGCCTTGTTGTGGATACTGTCCGAGGAATGTCGGTCGCAGCCGCCGAAACAAAGCTAAAGTTTGTGCCCAAGCTCGCATCTGAGCCGGTACTCAAACTCTTGCTCTCAGCGGTTGCCAACGCAACACATAACTTTCATCTTCAAAAAGAAGACTTATACGTAAAGACTATCGTTGCTGACGGCGGTCCAACGCTTAAACGTTTTCGTGCACGTGCCTTTGGTCGTGCAGCACCGATTCGTAAGCGCACCACTCACATCACGATTGTACTTGCTGAAAAGAAGGACGCTCCTACTGAAAAAGTAGAAGCTGCTCCGAAGAAAGTCGTTCGTGCTAAGAAAGCTGCTACGCAAGTAACCGCCTAA
- the rpsC gene encoding 30S ribosomal protein S3, translating to MGHKVNPKVFRLGMTTTWPSRWFARNDVYRQSLQQDLGIREYLEKELKDAGVNRIEIERSRGVVTITVHAARPGIAIGRGGEGSDALKKKIEKKFFPGQIKTLRVNLNIQEVANPGIEAALVVQSVISDLERRMAFRRVLKMTIERVKKSGALGVKIAVSGRLNGAEIARREWLAWGKIPLTNLRADIDYSANFAMTKAGAIGVKVWIYRGDIFNGERPAIYQPTTPRRRDDRGPRRDGMGGGRPPRRDSRGGGTGRPVSFGSGASKSAAPSAPAAPADSQSEKAS from the coding sequence ATGGGTCACAAAGTCAATCCAAAAGTCTTCCGTCTCGGAATGACCACCACCTGGCCATCACGCTGGTTCGCCCGCAATGATGTCTATCGTCAATCACTTCAACAGGATCTTGGTATTCGTGAATACCTTGAGAAAGAATTGAAAGACGCAGGTGTAAACCGCATCGAAATCGAACGCTCACGTGGCGTTGTTACCATTACGGTTCATGCGGCACGTCCTGGCATTGCCATTGGTCGTGGAGGTGAAGGTTCAGATGCGCTCAAAAAGAAAATCGAAAAGAAATTCTTTCCAGGGCAAATCAAAACACTTCGCGTAAACCTTAATATTCAAGAGGTAGCAAACCCTGGTATTGAAGCCGCTCTCGTTGTTCAATCCGTTATTTCAGATCTTGAACGTCGCATGGCTTTTCGCCGCGTCCTCAAGATGACGATTGAACGCGTCAAAAAATCTGGTGCACTCGGTGTAAAAATCGCTGTATCAGGTCGTTTGAACGGTGCTGAAATTGCTCGTCGCGAATGGTTAGCTTGGGGAAAAATCCCACTCACAAACCTTCGTGCTGATATCGACTACTCCGCAAATTTTGCCATGACAAAGGCCGGTGCTATCGGCGTAAAAGTCTGGATCTACCGCGGAGATATCTTTAACGGCGAACGTCCAGCGATCTACCAGCCAACAACTCCACGTCGTCGCGATGATCGCGGTCCACGTCGTGACGGTATGGGTGGTGGTCGTCCTCCACGTCGCGATAGTCGCGGTGGTGGTACGGGTCGCCCTGTCTCATTCGGTTCAGGTGCTAGTAAGTCAGCGGCTCCATCCGCTCCAGCTGCTCCTGCCGATTCTCAATCAGAAAAAGCATCTTAA
- the rplP gene encoding 50S ribosomal protein L16 yields the protein MLIPKKVKHRKWQKGRARNIRTASTKIELAFGSYGLKAMTPAWITSQEIEAGRRVLTRYVKKGGKVWIRVFPDKPVTKKGNEVPMGSGKGAPDHYVAVIRPGTILYEMDGIPADMAKQALQSAAYKLSPICKFISK from the coding sequence ATGTTGATTCCAAAGAAAGTCAAACATCGCAAGTGGCAAAAAGGTCGCGCTCGCAACATTCGCACGGCATCCACAAAGATTGAGCTCGCTTTTGGTTCATACGGCTTGAAAGCAATGACTCCAGCATGGATTACTTCTCAAGAAATCGAAGCTGGTCGTCGTGTTCTCACTCGCTATGTAAAAAAAGGCGGTAAAGTCTGGATTCGCGTGTTCCCTGATAAGCCTGTAACGAAAAAAGGTAACGAAGTACCGATGGGTTCCGGTAAAGGTGCCCCGGATCACTACGTTGCGGTTATTCGTCCAGGTACAATCCTTTATGAAATGGACGGCATTCCGGCTGATATGGCTAAGCAAGCTCTACAGAGCGCTGCTTATAAGCTATCGCCGATTTGTAAGTTTATAAGCAAATAA
- the rpmC gene encoding 50S ribosomal protein L29 — protein sequence MSNFKELSLKTPVELRRQAEELRAELRDLRFKVKTRQYLKVRTVRVKRRELARTVHALAKATATK from the coding sequence ATGTCGAACTTCAAAGAGCTCTCACTGAAGACGCCTGTCGAACTTCGTCGCCAAGCTGAAGAGCTTCGTGCCGAATTGCGCGACCTCCGCTTCAAAGTGAAGACACGTCAATATCTCAAAGTACGTACAGTGCGCGTTAAACGTCGCGAACTTGCCCGTACAGTTCACGCACTCGCTAAAGCGACTGCTACCAAGTAA
- the rpsQ gene encoding 30S ribosomal protein S17 yields the protein MSTTQSSKTQPHRLQGVVVSTAMAKTAVVRVDRRVMHEKYGKYFTISKKFKVHDEIGAAHMGDIIEIEECRPVSRDKNWRYLSTIKAA from the coding sequence ATGTCAACGACTCAATCATCCAAAACACAACCACATCGCTTGCAAGGCGTTGTTGTATCAACAGCGATGGCAAAAACCGCTGTGGTTCGTGTAGACCGCCGTGTTATGCACGAGAAGTACGGTAAGTACTTCACGATCTCGAAGAAATTCAAGGTCCACGACGAAATTGGTGCTGCCCATATGGGTGACATCATCGAAATCGAAGAGTGCCGCCCGGTGAGCCGCGACAAGAATTGGCGTTATTTGTCCACCATTAAAGCTGCATAA
- the rplN gene encoding 50S ribosomal protein L14: protein MVQHRSMLSVADNSGAKILQVIRVNGGYQKRYGRIADVVTCAVKSADPRGVVKKSDVVHAVLVRSRKETRRADGTYIRFDENAGVIIDPKTKEPKGTRIFGPVARELRAKGFTKIVSLAPEVL, encoded by the coding sequence ATGGTACAACATCGCTCAATGCTCTCTGTTGCTGATAACTCAGGAGCTAAAATTCTCCAGGTGATCCGTGTGAATGGTGGTTACCAAAAGCGCTACGGCCGCATCGCGGACGTTGTGACTTGCGCCGTCAAATCCGCAGATCCTCGTGGCGTTGTAAAGAAATCCGATGTCGTCCACGCTGTACTTGTGCGTTCTCGTAAAGAGACACGTCGTGCAGACGGTACGTACATTCGCTTCGACGAAAACGCTGGCGTTATCATCGATCCTAAAACAAAAGAACCAAAAGGTACTCGTATCTTCGGACCAGTTGCTCGCGAACTTCGCGCAAAAGGTTTTACGAAGATTGTATCTCTTGCGCCTGAAGTCCTCTAA
- a CDS encoding 50S ribosomal protein L24 codes for MTQLRIKTGDEVIVIAGADKGKKGKVIQTFPKLNRVVVEGVNIRKRHMRAASAQAQGQTVEFSMPMNSSNVMLVIGGKPARHNKRAA; via the coding sequence ATGACACAACTCCGTATTAAAACCGGCGATGAAGTCATCGTGATTGCCGGGGCCGACAAAGGCAAAAAAGGCAAAGTCATCCAGACTTTTCCAAAACTCAATCGTGTCGTGGTTGAAGGTGTGAATATTCGCAAACGCCATATGCGCGCTGCGAGTGCTCAAGCCCAAGGTCAGACCGTTGAGTTCTCAATGCCGATGAACTCATCCAATGTGATGCTTGTTATCGGTGGTAAACCTGCTCGTCATAATAAACGAGCTGCCTAA
- the rplE gene encoding 50S ribosomal protein L5 — MTLKEQYQSAVVPALKKDFGIESIMAVPKVKSVTISVGLSQGLKDPKVLETVERTLERITGQKPAKTKAKKSISSFKIREGMVVGMMVTLRGQRMWDFLTRLTNFTFPRIRDFRGISSKSMDAHGNLSLGFRENIAFPEIRPDEIERIHGLQITITTTAGERAVGTALLKGLGFPFTN, encoded by the coding sequence ATGACTCTAAAAGAACAGTACCAATCAGCTGTCGTGCCAGCCTTGAAAAAGGACTTCGGTATCGAAAGCATCATGGCCGTTCCAAAAGTGAAGAGCGTGACGATTTCCGTCGGTCTTTCGCAGGGTCTTAAGGATCCGAAGGTCCTTGAAACGGTTGAACGAACGCTTGAGCGTATTACTGGTCAAAAGCCAGCAAAAACAAAAGCGAAGAAATCAATCTCAAGCTTTAAAATCCGTGAAGGTATGGTTGTGGGTATGATGGTAACGCTTCGTGGTCAACGCATGTGGGATTTTCTCACTCGCCTCACGAACTTTACTTTCCCACGTATCCGTGACTTCCGCGGTATTTCGTCCAAATCGATGGATGCCCATGGCAATCTATCCCTCGGCTTTCGTGAGAACATTGCGTTCCCTGAAATCCGTCCGGATGAAATTGAACGTATCCACGGTTTGCAAATCACCATCACGACAACGGCTGGTGAACGCGCCGTAGGTACCGCTTTGCTCAAAGGCCTCGGCTTTCCATTCACGAACTAA
- a CDS encoding type Z 30S ribosomal protein S14: protein MATQAQIAKSNRKPKYSTREVRRCWRCGRKHGYMRDFGLCRICFRELANRAELPGVTKSSW from the coding sequence ATGGCAACACAAGCTCAAATCGCAAAATCCAACCGCAAGCCGAAATACTCGACTCGCGAAGTGCGCCGTTGCTGGCGCTGTGGTCGTAAGCATGGCTACATGCGCGACTTCGGATTGTGCCGTATTTGCTTCCGTGAGCTCGCTAACCGCGCTGAGCTTCCAGGTGTGACCAAATCAAGCTGGTAA
- the rpsH gene encoding 30S ribosomal protein S8, with product MQNDPISDFLTRIRNAQAARHETVSLPGSRLKLAVAKVLVEEGFLADAKQTSEGPKKTLVVTLKYMGKTPLIRSIKSISTPGRRVYRKTTELPHVLSGQGIRVISTSAGVMSDHEARKRKLGGEIICEVS from the coding sequence ATGCAAAACGATCCAATCAGCGACTTCCTGACACGCATTCGTAATGCGCAGGCCGCACGTCATGAGACGGTTTCTTTGCCGGGCTCCCGTTTGAAATTGGCTGTCGCCAAGGTGCTCGTCGAAGAAGGCTTTCTTGCAGACGCAAAACAAACGTCAGAAGGTCCAAAAAAGACCCTCGTCGTAACTCTTAAATACATGGGCAAGACTCCATTGATTCGTTCTATCAAGAGCATTTCAACTCCTGGACGCCGTGTCTATCGTAAAACCACTGAACTCCCTCATGTGTTATCTGGTCAGGGTATCCGCGTGATTTCAACATCCGCTGGTGTCATGTCTGATCACGAAGCACGTAAGCGTAAGCTCGGCGGAGAAATTATTTGCGAAGTATCGTAA
- the rplF gene encoding 50S ribosomal protein L6 — MSRIGKKPVILPSGFDVTVEAGKVTVKGPKESLTVPLHSDVSIEIQAEPSAVIVNVKDENNVKQRALWGLTRQLIANAVEGLVKPYEKSLEFVGVGYKVALQGNVIVMDVGFSHQVKYPVPPMLEASVDKQILKLVSSDKHLLGEVAAQIRRVRPPEPYKGKGIRYTDEVVRRKAGKAAKS, encoded by the coding sequence ATGTCTCGTATCGGTAAGAAACCGGTTATCCTGCCCTCGGGTTTTGACGTGACTGTCGAAGCTGGGAAGGTAACTGTGAAAGGCCCTAAAGAGTCTCTCACGGTTCCTCTCCACTCGGATGTCTCGATCGAGATCCAGGCAGAGCCAAGTGCTGTTATTGTAAACGTCAAAGACGAAAACAATGTGAAACAGCGTGCTCTCTGGGGTCTCACTCGCCAGCTCATCGCGAACGCGGTAGAAGGCCTTGTGAAACCTTACGAGAAATCCCTCGAATTCGTTGGTGTTGGTTACAAAGTCGCACTACAAGGCAATGTTATTGTCATGGACGTCGGTTTTTCGCATCAGGTGAAATACCCTGTGCCTCCAATGCTCGAAGCGAGTGTTGATAAACAAATCCTAAAGCTTGTTTCTTCTGACAAACACTTGTTAGGAGAAGTAGCGGCACAAATTCGCCGTGTACGTCCACCAGAGCCTTATAAGGGCAAAGGTATTCGATACACTGATGAGGTTGTTCGTCGCAAAGCTGGTAAGGCAGCCAAATCCTAA
- a CDS encoding 50S ribosomal protein L18, whose amino-acid sequence MSNLNTSTAKARRIARVRARISGTATRPRLAVFRSISHIYVQAIDDVAQKTLASVRDTDIAEAQRKGKKKTEISTEVGKMIAERLVKQGINQAVFDRRDKRYHGRVKALAEGAREAGLTF is encoded by the coding sequence ATGTCGAATCTCAACACTTCCACGGCGAAAGCTCGCCGCATTGCTCGCGTTCGCGCTCGCATCTCCGGAACGGCAACACGTCCGCGTTTGGCCGTCTTCCGTAGTATCTCTCATATTTATGTGCAAGCCATTGATGATGTCGCACAAAAGACGCTCGCGTCTGTCCGTGATACTGATATCGCTGAAGCACAACGAAAAGGTAAAAAGAAAACTGAAATCTCAACGGAGGTAGGCAAGATGATTGCCGAACGCCTTGTGAAACAGGGTATTAACCAGGCGGTATTCGATCGCCGCGATAAGCGCTATCATGGTCGCGTTAAGGCATTAGCCGAAGGCGCTCGTGAAGCGGGTCTCACGTTCTAA
- the rpsE gene encoding 30S ribosomal protein S5 has translation MSEEIKQAAESTAPAAAPAPAEAPVAAPAPTDKPAPRGARPAFGAGGRGGRGGAGGARGGRRDNRRGRGDVPAEADYEEKNVEVARVTRVTKGGKRMRFRVLSVIGNRKGRTGFGLAKGVDVAGASNKASTQARKSLITVPLVNETIPHAVTAKYGAAMVLLKPAPKGSGVKAGGAVRIVLELAGIPNVVSKILGSNNKTNNVKATFEALRMLRLPVKTEKSEESAVAKK, from the coding sequence ATGTCTGAAGAAATCAAACAAGCAGCAGAGAGCACAGCTCCTGCCGCGGCTCCAGCTCCTGCTGAAGCCCCTGTCGCAGCTCCAGCACCAACGGATAAGCCTGCACCTCGTGGTGCTCGTCCAGCTTTTGGTGCAGGTGGACGCGGTGGTCGTGGTGGTGCCGGTGGCGCTCGTGGCGGCCGACGTGACAATCGTCGCGGACGCGGTGACGTTCCTGCTGAGGCAGACTATGAAGAAAAGAACGTTGAGGTTGCTCGTGTTACACGTGTAACCAAGGGTGGTAAGCGTATGCGCTTTCGTGTTCTTTCGGTTATTGGTAACCGTAAGGGCCGCACAGGTTTTGGTCTCGCGAAAGGCGTGGATGTTGCAGGTGCAAGCAATAAAGCAAGCACTCAAGCAAGAAAATCGCTTATTACCGTCCCACTTGTAAACGAAACGATCCCTCATGCTGTAACAGCAAAATACGGTGCAGCTATGGTGCTTCTTAAGCCAGCTCCAAAAGGTTCTGGTGTAAAAGCAGGTGGCGCTGTTCGTATCGTGCTTGAACTTGCTGGTATCCCGAACGTTGTTTCGAAGATCCTCGGTTCAAACAATAAGACCAACAACGTCAAAGCAACGTTTGAGGCGCTTCGTATGCTTCGCCTTCCGGTGAAGACAGAGAAGTCTGAAGAATCTGCTGTAGCGAAGAAATAA
- the rplO gene encoding 50S ribosomal protein L15: protein MSLTLHSLKPKHGSRKKSFRIGRGEGTGIGKTSGRGANGQKSRSGGKHGLKRLGMKSMLLSFPKVRGFRSRYDKATTITLKRLEAFETGSMVTMQELRKRGLVTRTAKAVKIVGNEAISKKLNVSGVAISASAKAAIEAAGGSVKDRT, encoded by the coding sequence ATGTCGCTTACATTACATTCTCTAAAACCAAAGCATGGCTCACGAAAGAAATCCTTTCGTATCGGTCGTGGTGAAGGTACTGGTATCGGTAAAACATCCGGTCGTGGTGCAAATGGTCAGAAATCCCGCTCCGGTGGTAAACATGGCTTAAAGCGTCTCGGTATGAAATCGATGCTCCTCTCCTTTCCAAAGGTGAGAGGTTTCCGTAGTCGTTATGACAAAGCAACCACGATCACGTTAAAGCGTCTTGAGGCGTTTGAAACGGGTTCTATGGTAACAATGCAAGAACTTCGTAAGCGTGGCCTCGTAACGCGTACAGCGAAAGCTGTAAAAATCGTGGGTAACGAAGCTATCTCGAAGAAACTTAATGTTTCTGGTGTAGCCATTAGCGCAAGCGCTAAGGCAGCTATTGAGGCTGCCGGCGGTTCCGTTAAAGACCGCACCTAA